The proteins below come from a single Falco rusticolus isolate bFalRus1 chromosome 8, bFalRus1.pri, whole genome shotgun sequence genomic window:
- the PCBP3 gene encoding poly(rC)-binding protein 3 isoform X22: MGYGLPIQPHTMATLKVSPHPSNHVPAPDLGADPVLFWTTLGHVFPLGCFTFFHFHSRSDARVLPLPATQPALAVPLHPCPPVPMPASSPGYHPVMISSGAAGFTPGTAHCPDAAGLSIPSRSSPRAETQLGSQEKPALPARTSVPWGNKGKNAHFDLFLHLELYFPQCTSPLLPPGPAKGLWVGDSPSGFRQLAKPPFCCGSLLVTPAKPAPLGAKSVWALVLGPSASEWEVIFPLPMPSLAPPSLGAQPHGRSHWPCMEVSACGTVWGGLSQLVGSIMGPQAKNVLIPTPSQHLYPRASPEGKPLPACRNSGSFCS, translated from the coding sequence ATGGGGTATGGGCTGcccatccagccccacacaATGGCAACTCTCAAGGTCTCCCCCCACCCAAGCAACCATGTGCCAGCCCCAGACCTTGGAGCAGACCCAGTGCTATTTTGGACCACTTTGGGGCACGTGTTTCCTCTGGGatgcttcactttttttcactttcactcAAGAAGTGATGCCAGAGTACTGCCCCTCCCTGCCacacagccagccctggcagtaCCCCTCCACCCATGCCCACCCGTGCCCATGCCAGCCTCAAGCCCAGGGTATCACCCCGTGATGATCAGCAGCGGAGCGGCTGGCTTCACCCCCGGCACTGCACATTGCCCTGATGCAGCGGGGCTCTCCATCCCTAGCCGGTCCAGCCCCAGGGCTGAAACACAACTAGGCAGCCAGGAGAaaccagcactgcctgcccGGACTTCTGTCCCCTGgggaaataaaggcaaaaatgcCCATTTTGACCTTTTTCTCCATTTGGAGTTGTATTTTCCACAATGCACGTCAcccctgctcccacctggcCCTGCAAAGGGGCTGTGGGTAGGTGACAGTCCCTCTGGGTTTCGGCAGCTGGCCAAGCCCCCGTTTTGCTGCGGGAGCCTGTTGGTCACCCCTGCTAAACCTGCTCCACTGGGAGCCAAGTCTGTATGGGCTCTGGTGCTTGGCCCAAGTGCCTCCGAGTGGGAAGTCATCTTCCCCTTGCCTATGCCATCCCTGGCACCCCCTTCACTGGGCGCCCAGCCCCACGGCCGATCGCACTGGCCCTGTATGGAAGTGTCAGCCTGTGGCACCGTCTGGGGAGGTCTCAGTCAGCTCGTAGGTAGCATTATGGGCCCACAGGCAAAGAATGTGCTCattcccaccccatcccagcaTCTGTaccccagagcatccccagAAGGAAAACCCTTGCCAGCTTGCAGAAATTCAGGGAGCTTCTGTAGTTAA